The Deltaproteobacteria bacterium nucleotide sequence GCCCGTGGGCCGGATAATCAGGATGAGGATCAGGACGCAGAACGCGATGGCGTCCTTCCAGGCAATGGAAATGTAGGCGGCTCCCAGGGCTTCGATGACGCCCAGAAGCAACCCTCCGACCATGGCTCCGGGGATGTTGCCGATTCCGCCCAAAATGGCGGCGGTGAAGGCCTTGAGGCCGTACATCCAGCCCATGCTGAAATTGATCTGACCGTAGTACAGGCCGACCATGAGCCCGGCCGCGCCACCTAGCGCCGGACCGATACAGAAAACGAGCATGATGACCCGGTCGACATTGATGCCCATGAGTTTGGCCGCGCCCTGGTCAATGGCCGCCGCTCGAATGGCCGTGCCGATTTTGGTTTTCTGGATGAAAAAGTACAGGGCGGCCATGAGCACCAGCGAGGTCAGAAACATGACGATCCGGATGACGGGAATGTCCAGGCCCAGGATGTTGACGGCGGCCTTGGGCAGGATGTCGTGCGGGTAGACCAGGAATTTGGGGCTGTAGATGGCCATGATCGCGTTTTGGAAAAAGATCGAGGCGCCAAGCGCCGAGACCACGGCCGAGAGCCGGGGCGAGTGGCGCAGGGGTTTGTAGGCGACTCGTTCCAGGATGGCGCCGATGATGGCCACCAGGATCATGACCATGACCGCGAGCAAGAGCACCGCCGCCAGCGGGCCGATTTTGTCGAAGAGACCGAAGGACACGAGCAGGGTCAGACCGAGATAGGCGCCAATGGTGAACAGGTCGCCATGGGCGAAATTGATCAGTTTCAAGACCCCGTAGACCATGGTGTAGCCGAGGGCGATCAGGGCGTAGATGCCACCTACCGCCAGGCCGTTGGTCAATTGCTGAAAAAATTCTTCCATAGGGTGTGGGTGGGCAAGATGTTGGAAAAAAGGGACCCCTTTCCGGTGAAAGGAGTCCCTTGACGTTTACGGCTGCAGGACGAAGTTGCCGGCGGCGTCGACTTTGTACACGCGGTACAGGTCGCCGACACGATCACCCTTGTTGTTGAAGGAAATCATGCCGGTCAGGCCGGGGAAGTCCTTCAGGCTTTTTGTCAGGTAGGCAGCCAGTTTTTCTCCCTCGGTCGCCTTGGATTTGGCGATGGCCTCGGCGATGACGCGATAGGCGTCGCCAGCCAGCACGGCCCAGACAGAGCCGGGGGCGTTGCCGTATTTGGACTTGTAGGCGGTCATGAAGTTCTTGGCTTCCGGGGTATCCAGGTCGGCTGGAACCGGCGGGCTCAGGAACATATAGCCCTCGGCCGCCTTGGGCCCGGCAATTTTGACCAGATCCGGATTGTTGGTGGCGTCGCCACCGATCATGGGCACGTTCCAGTTCATTTCCATTTTTTGGCGCAGGAGCATGCCGGCTTCGGGATAATAGCCGGTGAAAAAGATGACGTCCGGCGCGGCGGATTTGAGTTTGGTCAGGATGGCGTTGTAGTCACGTTCGCCGGGAGTGAGGGCGTCATAAAAGGCGATGGTCTTGCCTTCTTTTTCGAGCAGGGCCTTGGCTTCGTCGGCCAGACCCTTGGCGTAGGAGGTGTTGTCGTGGAGGACCGCGATTTTTTTGAATCCCAGGGTGTTGAGTGCCTTGGCGGCGACCATGCCCTGTTCGTCATCGCGGGGACAGGTCCGGAAGAACAGCGGGAGATCCTTTTCGGATAGGCGAATGGCGGTGGAACCCGTGGCGACCTGGAGGATGCCGGATTCGGCGTAGATGTTCTGGGAGGCTTCGGTCACGGACGAGCCATAGGTGCCGATGACCGCGGAAATGTCCTTGGTGGTCAGGCGGGTGGCGGCCAGGGCGGCCTGCCGTGGATCGCCGCCATCGTCCTCGACCACGATTTCAACCTGGGCGCCGTCAATGCCGCCGGCCTTGTTGGTTTCGTCGGCCAGGAGCTCGACGATCTGCTTCATGTCCTGGCCTTCGCTGGCCCAGGAACCCGTCAACGGACACATGAGGCCGATGCGGATGGTTTTGGCCCAGGCCGGGCCCAGGGCCAGGAAAAGCGCGGCTAGGGTCAGGCATCCAAGTGTCGTCAGTTTCCTCTTCATGAACTCCTCCTTCAGGTTGCGGTGCCCTTGGGTTCGCTACCGCGAACCCGTGTCAAGGTGTGGATACGAAACCGGAAAAAATCCGGATTGTCCTTTGGGGGAGAATCTCCGGCCACCAGGGGGCGGAGTTTACAAATTTTGTAAAAAAGTCATACAGGAGAAAGGGTTAAAAATCAAATTCTTTCCAAAAAGAGGAACTAATTTTGGCGTAATGAAAATGAATCTGAATTTAATTCTGAAAAAAGAAATAACTCGGAATTAAATTTTGTTTTTCGCGTCTTCAGTCCCTTCCCTCCGGAGTCTGCCCGTAAAATAACGTTGTCATGATGGGATGAAAAAAAGCCCGGCGCCATGCGAGAGCATGACGCCGGGCGCCGCAATGAGGGAGGGGAAAACTCAGATGATCCAGTCGTCGTCGGCCTCGATGGGGGCAAAACCCCGGCGCATGGTGTTTTCGCAAACCACGCGCGGGTCCAGGAATTGGAGAAGATAATCCGGACCGCCGGATTTGGAGCCCACTCCGGACATGTTGAAGCCGCCAAACGGATGCCGCTCGACCAAGGCCCCGGTGGAGCCGCGATTCAGGTACAGGTTGCCGACATTGAACTGTTCCCGCGCTTTGTCCAGATGACGCGGGCTGCGCGAGAACACGGCGCCGGTCAGGGAGTAGCGGGTGGAATTGGCCCATTCGATGGCTTGGTCGAAATCCTTGACCTTCATGACCGCGAGTACCGGACCAAAAACCTCTTCCTGGGCGATACGGTGGGCCGGTGTGATGCCCTCGACGATGGTCAGGGGTGCGTAAAAGCCTGTTTCCGGGAGCTGGGCTTCGTACAGGAGCTTGCCTTCGTTTTTG carries:
- a CDS encoding branched-chain amino acid ABC transporter permease, with product MEEFFQQLTNGLAVGGIYALIALGYTMVYGVLKLINFAHGDLFTIGAYLGLTLLVSFGLFDKIGPLAAVLLLAVMVMILVAIIGAILERVAYKPLRHSPRLSAVVSALGASIFFQNAIMAIYSPKFLVYPHDILPKAAVNILGLDIPVIRIVMFLTSLVLMAALYFFIQKTKIGTAIRAAAIDQGAAKLMGINVDRVIMLVFCIGPALGGAAGLMVGLYYGQINFSMGWMYGLKAFTAAILGGIGNIPGAMVGGLLLGVIEALGAAYISIAWKDAIAFCVLILILIIRPTGLLGERVAEKV
- a CDS encoding branched-chain amino acid ABC transporter substrate-binding protein yields the protein MKRKLTTLGCLTLAALFLALGPAWAKTIRIGLMCPLTGSWASEGQDMKQIVELLADETNKAGGIDGAQVEIVVEDDGGDPRQAALAATRLTTKDISAVIGTYGSSVTEASQNIYAESGILQVATGSTAIRLSEKDLPLFFRTCPRDDEQGMVAAKALNTLGFKKIAVLHDNTSYAKGLADEAKALLEKEGKTIAFYDALTPGERDYNAILTKLKSAAPDVIFFTGYYPEAGMLLRQKMEMNWNVPMIGGDATNNPDLVKIAGPKAAEGYMFLSPPVPADLDTPEAKNFMTAYKSKYGNAPGSVWAVLAGDAYRVIAEAIAKSKATEGEKLAAYLTKSLKDFPGLTGMISFNNKGDRVGDLYRVYKVDAAGNFVLQP